A single window of Zea mays cultivar B73 chromosome 10, Zm-B73-REFERENCE-NAM-5.0, whole genome shotgun sequence DNA harbors:
- the LOC103642287 gene encoding uncharacterized protein — protein sequence MAAAAAWTTTRKATTSTSKAALSALASCVAAAGGVTRTTTSSGKAYRKGYLPIVLVRGSGDDDDAGTVETETMVLVRVSDLKEPCMAALLEAAEEQFGYGQLGVLKVPCDAQRFHHVVNMARKQMVRSS from the coding sequence atggccgccgccgccgcttggACGACAACAAGGAAGGCGACGACGAGCACCAGCAAGGCTGCCTTGTCGGCGTTGGCGAGCTGTGTGGCCGCCGCCGGCGGTGTCACTCGTACGACGACAAGCAGCGGAAAAGCGTACCGAAAGGGGTACCTCCCCATCGTGCTGGTCCGCGGCAGCGGTGACGACGACGATGCAGGGACGGTGGAGACGGAGACGATGGTGCTGGTGCGCGTGAGCGACCTCAAGGAGCCGTGCATGGCCGCGTTGCTGGAGGCGGCCGAGGAGCAGTTCGGGTACGGCCAGCTCGGGGTGCTCAAGGTCCCCTGTGACGCGCAGCGTTTCCACCATGTGGTGAACATGGCACGAAAGCAAATGGTCCGAAGTAGCTAG